From the Burkholderia ubonensis genome, one window contains:
- a CDS encoding pilus assembly PilX family protein, translating into MAVAAAVVALAGTWFESALTESRRTRALSDRMIAFHAADAALAACIVRLRGGAAPYLDEPASHGEPRAWRRTPALRVADAFEPFASWPLAAQPPRCLIEAWRGAGPAGSRAYLVTARGVGGDASSVVWLQSQLALRDGRIVAQRWRRVVTVQ; encoded by the coding sequence ATGGCCGTTGCCGCGGCGGTCGTGGCGCTGGCAGGCACATGGTTCGAGTCGGCGTTGACGGAATCGCGTCGCACGCGCGCGTTGTCCGATCGGATGATCGCGTTTCATGCCGCCGATGCGGCGTTGGCCGCATGCATCGTGCGTTTGCGCGGCGGCGCAGCGCCATACCTCGACGAACCGGCATCGCATGGTGAACCACGCGCGTGGCGGCGGACGCCCGCGCTGCGCGTCGCCGACGCGTTCGAGCCGTTTGCATCGTGGCCGCTGGCGGCGCAGCCGCCGCGTTGTCTGATCGAAGCGTGGCGAGGTGCCGGTCCGGCCGGCAGCCGCGCGTACCTCGTCACCGCGCGCGGCGTCGGCGGCGATGCCTCGAGCGTGGTCTGGCTGCAGAGCCAGCTCGCGTTGCGCGACGGGCGCATCGTGGCGCAGCGCTGGCGTCGTGTCGTGACGGTGCAATGA
- a CDS encoding type IV pilus assembly protein, with translation MNADRRSRAHTLLEVLIAMVVGLLVLAAVGALYHAQRVAHGRAEDAFAMRDAATTALMLIGQQIQMAGFRSLDDDDALPLPPLFGCSAARVRGDGAQVRCEAAREASDAVVVRYVGDGVSTWPTIGDQVSDCLGQGIGAPGERPLVENHFDAHVSPSTGEPELYCEGSGRPGTPQPVVSGIDQLRVRYLRRGTVRFADAAAIGADGWRDIVAVHLCVRARGEPMRAPTRHVDCDGRVAVSDDGRARLTLHRIVALRNSSIALADRVVGGVRDGEAFR, from the coding sequence ATGAACGCTGATCGCCGCAGCCGCGCACATACGCTGCTGGAAGTCCTGATTGCGATGGTCGTCGGCCTGCTCGTGCTCGCGGCAGTCGGCGCGCTGTATCACGCGCAGCGTGTCGCGCACGGGCGGGCCGAGGACGCGTTCGCGATGCGCGATGCGGCCACGACGGCCCTGATGCTGATCGGACAGCAGATTCAGATGGCCGGATTTCGTTCGCTCGACGACGACGACGCGTTGCCGCTGCCGCCGTTGTTCGGTTGCTCCGCGGCGCGGGTGCGTGGCGATGGTGCACAGGTGCGCTGCGAAGCCGCTCGCGAGGCCTCCGATGCGGTGGTGGTCCGTTATGTCGGCGACGGTGTGTCGACCTGGCCAACCATTGGCGACCAGGTATCCGACTGTCTCGGGCAGGGTATCGGTGCCCCCGGCGAGCGGCCGCTGGTGGAAAACCACTTCGATGCGCATGTCAGCCCGTCGACCGGTGAGCCCGAGCTGTACTGCGAAGGCAGCGGTCGCCCCGGCACGCCGCAGCCGGTGGTGTCCGGCATCGACCAGTTGCGTGTGCGCTATTTGCGTCGCGGAACCGTGCGATTCGCCGACGCGGCGGCGATCGGCGCTGACGGGTGGCGCGACATCGTCGCGGTACATCTGTGTGTGCGGGCGCGCGGTGAACCGATGCGCGCGCCGACGCGTCATGTCGACTGCGATGGTCGCGTTGCCGTATCCGACGATGGCCGCGCGCGCCTCACGCTGCATCGCATCGTCGCGTTGCGGAATTCATCGATCGCGTTGGCCGATCGTGTCGTGGGCGGTGTGCGTGACGGTGAGGCATTCCGATGA
- a CDS encoding GspH/FimT family pseudopilin, whose amino-acid sequence MGLHRKIVGAHLRRCDGFTLVELMVAIALAAATALYAAPAFEQWRMRERVDARSRALLGALSFARAEAARLGVRVTLCRAGPAGDCVRADEPCDPAAWSCGWLVSGHFDERSQVLRRYPRDPDIAVTGATHDLAFAPPAGQVIGGIRRFELRAQRERPGDEARTSRCIRISAGGRARIVAGRCDAA is encoded by the coding sequence ATGGGACTGCACCGAAAGATTGTCGGCGCGCACCTGCGGCGCTGCGACGGATTCACGCTCGTCGAACTGATGGTCGCAATCGCGCTGGCGGCCGCGACGGCGCTCTACGCCGCTCCGGCATTCGAGCAGTGGCGGATGCGCGAGCGGGTCGACGCCCGCTCGCGCGCGTTGCTCGGCGCGCTGTCGTTCGCGCGGGCCGAAGCGGCGCGCCTCGGCGTGCGCGTCACGCTGTGCCGGGCCGGGCCCGCCGGCGATTGCGTGCGCGCCGACGAACCATGCGATCCGGCCGCATGGTCGTGCGGCTGGCTCGTGAGCGGACATTTCGACGAGCGGTCGCAGGTGCTGCGGCGGTATCCGCGCGATCCCGACATTGCCGTGACGGGCGCCACGCACGATCTGGCGTTCGCGCCGCCGGCCGGACAGGTGATCGGCGGGATCCGGCGCTTCGAATTGCGTGCGCAGCGCGAGCGGCCTGGCGACGAGGCGCGCACGTCGCGTTGTATCCGGATTTCGGCGGGCGGTCGCGCGCGCATCGTGGCCGGCCGGTGTGACGCGGCATGA
- the nrdR gene encoding transcriptional regulator NrdR has protein sequence MRCPFCRSDDTQVVDSRVSEDGAAIRRRRRCSACDKRFTTYERVELALPVVVKKDGSRTEFDRRKIVASMQLALRKRPVAADAIDAAVARIEYQLLATGEREVRSEKLGELVMNELRGLDTIAYVRFASVYRRFEDVSEFADVIEEFRRASPAAKPPRKR, from the coding sequence ATGCGCTGCCCGTTCTGCCGCAGCGACGACACGCAGGTGGTGGATTCGCGCGTGTCCGAAGACGGCGCCGCGATTCGCCGGCGCCGTCGCTGCTCGGCCTGCGACAAGCGTTTCACGACGTACGAGCGGGTCGAGCTGGCCCTGCCGGTCGTCGTGAAGAAGGACGGCAGCCGCACGGAATTCGACCGTCGCAAGATCGTCGCCAGCATGCAACTCGCGCTGCGCAAGCGGCCGGTTGCGGCTGACGCGATCGATGCGGCGGTCGCCCGCATCGAATATCAGCTGCTCGCGACAGGCGAGCGCGAAGTGCGTAGCGAGAAGCTCGGCGAACTCGTGATGAACGAGTTGCGCGGCCTCGATACGATTGCCTATGTGCGCTTTGCATCGGTGTATCGCCGGTTCGAAGACGTGTCCGAATTTGCCGACGTGATCGAAGAGTTCCGTCGCGCCTCTCCGGCTGCCAAGCCCCCGCGTAAGCGCTGA
- the glyA gene encoding serine hydroxymethyltransferase, with the protein MFDRAQSTIANVDPEVFAAIEQENRRQEDHIELIASENYTSPAVMAAQGSQLTNKYAEGYPGKRYYGGCEYVDVVEQLAIDRVKALFGAEAANVQPNSGSQANQGVFFAMLKPGDTIMGMSLAHGGHLTHGSPVNMSGKWFNVVSYGLNESEDIDYEAAEKLAQEHKPKLIVAGASAFALKIDFERLAKIAKSVGAYLMVDMAHYAGLIAAGVYPNPVPHADFVTTTTHKSLRGPRGGVILMKAEYEKQINSAIFPGIQGGPLMHVIAAKAVAFKEALSPEFKAYQQKVVENARVLAETLVKRGLRIVSGRTESHVMLVDLRAKHITGKAAEAALGAAHITVNKNAIPNDPEKPFVTSGVRLGSPAMTTRGFGTAEAELVGNLIADVLDNPEDAATIERVRAQVADLTKRFPVYR; encoded by the coding sequence ATGTTTGACAGAGCCCAAAGCACCATTGCGAACGTCGATCCCGAAGTCTTTGCAGCGATCGAGCAGGAAAACCGCCGCCAGGAAGATCACATCGAGCTGATCGCGTCGGAAAACTACACGAGCCCGGCCGTGATGGCCGCGCAGGGCTCGCAGCTCACGAACAAGTACGCCGAAGGCTACCCGGGCAAGCGCTACTACGGCGGCTGCGAATACGTCGACGTCGTCGAGCAGCTCGCGATCGACCGCGTGAAGGCACTGTTCGGCGCCGAAGCCGCGAACGTCCAGCCGAACTCGGGCTCGCAGGCGAACCAGGGCGTGTTCTTCGCGATGCTCAAGCCGGGCGACACGATCATGGGCATGAGCCTCGCGCACGGCGGCCACCTGACGCACGGCTCGCCCGTGAACATGTCGGGCAAGTGGTTCAACGTCGTCAGCTACGGCCTGAACGAAAGCGAAGACATCGACTACGAAGCGGCCGAGAAGCTTGCGCAGGAGCACAAGCCGAAGCTGATCGTCGCGGGCGCGTCGGCGTTCGCGCTGAAGATCGACTTCGAGCGTCTCGCGAAGATCGCGAAGTCGGTCGGCGCGTACCTGATGGTCGACATGGCGCACTACGCGGGCCTGATCGCCGCGGGCGTCTACCCGAACCCGGTGCCGCACGCCGATTTCGTCACGACCACGACCCACAAGAGCCTGCGCGGCCCGCGCGGCGGCGTGATCCTGATGAAGGCCGAGTACGAGAAGCAAATCAACTCGGCGATCTTCCCCGGCATCCAGGGCGGCCCGCTGATGCACGTGATCGCCGCGAAGGCGGTCGCGTTCAAGGAAGCGCTGTCGCCCGAGTTCAAGGCGTACCAGCAGAAGGTGGTCGAGAACGCGCGCGTGCTGGCCGAGACGCTGGTCAAGCGCGGCCTGCGCATCGTGTCGGGCCGCACCGAAAGCCACGTGATGCTGGTCGACCTGCGTGCGAAGCACATCACCGGCAAGGCGGCGGAAGCCGCGCTCGGCGCCGCGCACATCACGGTCAACAAGAACGCGATCCCGAACGATCCGGAAAAGCCGTTCGTGACGAGCGGCGTCCGTCTCGGCTCGCCGGCGATGACGACGCGCGGCTTCGGCACGGCCGAGGCGGAGCTGGTCGGCAACCTGATCGCCGACGTGCTCGACAACCCGGAAGATGCTGCGACGATCGAGCGCGTGCGCGCGCAAGTGGCCGACCTGACCAAGCGTTTCCCGGTCTATCGCTGA
- a CDS encoding SDR family NAD(P)-dependent oxidoreductase has translation MIVFVTGASAGFGAAIARAFVNGGHRVVATARRKDRLDALAAELGDALLPLELDVRDRAAVEAVPATLPAEFAALDVLVNNAGLALGVEPAHKASLDEWQTMIDTNCSGLVTVTHALLPGMIARGRGHIFNLGSVAGTYPYPGGNVYGATKAFVRQFSLNLRADLIGTPLRVTDIEPGLCGGTEFSNVRFRGDDAKAAGVYANVQPLTAEDIADTIYWIATRPAHVNINTIEMMPVAQAPAGLTVHRG, from the coding sequence ATGATCGTGTTCGTCACAGGCGCGTCCGCCGGCTTCGGCGCCGCCATCGCCCGTGCCTTCGTCAACGGCGGCCACCGCGTCGTCGCGACCGCGCGCCGCAAGGATCGTCTCGACGCGCTCGCGGCCGAGCTCGGCGACGCACTGCTGCCGCTCGAGCTCGACGTGCGCGACCGCGCCGCCGTCGAAGCCGTGCCGGCCACCCTTCCCGCCGAGTTCGCCGCGCTCGACGTGCTCGTCAACAACGCCGGTCTCGCACTCGGCGTCGAGCCTGCCCACAAGGCCAGTCTCGACGAGTGGCAGACGATGATCGACACCAACTGCTCGGGCCTCGTGACGGTCACGCACGCGCTGCTGCCGGGCATGATCGCGCGCGGCCGCGGCCACATCTTCAACCTCGGCTCGGTTGCCGGCACCTACCCGTACCCGGGCGGCAACGTCTACGGCGCCACCAAGGCATTCGTCAGACAATTCAGCCTGAACCTGCGCGCCGACCTGATCGGCACGCCGCTGCGCGTCACCGACATCGAGCCGGGCCTGTGCGGCGGCACCGAATTCTCGAACGTCCGCTTCCGCGGCGACGACGCGAAGGCGGCCGGCGTGTACGCGAACGTCCAGCCGCTCACGGCCGAGGACATCGCCGACACGATCTACTGGATCGCGACGCGTCCCGCGCACGTGAACATCAACACGATCGAGATGATGCCAGTTGCCCAGGCGCCGGCCGGCCTCACCGTCCATCGCGGCTGA
- the ybgC gene encoding tol-pal system-associated acyl-CoA thioesterase, translated as MRAMTQPTRPPEAPSGFTWPVRVYYEDTDAGGIVFYANYLKFFERARTEWLRACGIDQRRLADETGAIFIVRSTALDYRAPARLDDMLAITSRPGRIGRASVEFMQEAWRGDTLLVAGQIRIGCVDRTGIRPAAIPPAVLDALQRGPVNEARVSPV; from the coding sequence ATGCGCGCCATGACTCAGCCTACCCGCCCCCCGGAAGCGCCTTCCGGCTTCACCTGGCCGGTTCGCGTGTATTACGAGGATACCGACGCAGGCGGCATCGTCTTCTATGCCAACTACCTGAAATTCTTCGAGCGAGCGCGCACCGAGTGGCTGCGCGCCTGCGGCATCGACCAGCGGCGCCTCGCCGACGAAACGGGCGCGATCTTCATCGTCCGCAGCACCGCGCTCGACTATCGCGCGCCGGCGCGGCTCGACGATATGCTCGCGATCACGAGCCGGCCCGGACGGATCGGCCGCGCGTCGGTCGAATTCATGCAGGAAGCGTGGCGTGGCGACACGCTGCTCGTCGCCGGGCAGATCCGCATCGGTTGCGTCGACCGCACGGGCATCCGCCCCGCGGCGATCCCGCCGGCGGTGCTCGACGCGCTGCAACGCGGGCCCGTCAACGAGGCTCGCGTGAGCCCCGTTTAG
- the tolQ gene encoding protein TolQ, with product MNTSQDLSIISLVLNASVLAQAVMGLLLLLSLMSWTFIFRKWFAIRRARAQTERFERDFWSGGDLQALYQSAANNRHTIGALERIFESGMREFLKAKEKRISDPGLVLDGARRAMRASFQREMDVLEANLAFLASVGSVSPYIGLFGTVWGIMNSFRGLANVQQATLANVAPGIAEALVATAIGLFAAIPAVVAYNRYAHDIDRLAIRFETFIEEFSNILQRQAQ from the coding sequence ATGAACACTTCTCAAGACCTGTCGATCATTTCCCTCGTCCTCAATGCGAGCGTCCTGGCCCAGGCCGTGATGGGACTGCTGCTGCTGCTGTCGCTGATGTCGTGGACCTTCATCTTCCGCAAGTGGTTCGCGATCCGCCGCGCACGCGCACAGACCGAGCGTTTCGAACGGGATTTCTGGTCGGGCGGCGACCTGCAGGCCTTGTATCAGAGCGCGGCGAACAACCGCCACACGATCGGTGCGCTCGAGCGGATCTTCGAATCGGGGATGCGCGAGTTCCTGAAGGCGAAGGAAAAGCGCATCAGCGACCCGGGCCTCGTGCTCGACGGCGCGCGGCGTGCGATGCGCGCGTCGTTCCAGCGCGAGATGGACGTGCTCGAAGCGAACCTGGCGTTCCTCGCGTCGGTCGGCTCGGTCAGCCCGTACATCGGTCTGTTCGGCACGGTCTGGGGGATCATGAACTCGTTCCGCGGCCTCGCGAACGTCCAGCAGGCCACGCTCGCGAACGTCGCGCCGGGCATCGCCGAAGCGCTCGTCGCCACCGCGATCGGCCTGTTCGCCGCGATTCCGGCCGTCGTCGCCTACAACCGCTACGCGCACGACATCGACCGCCTCGCGATCCGCTTCGAGACCTTCATCGAAGAGTTCTCGAACATCCTGCAGCGCCAGGCCCAGTAA
- the tolR gene encoding protein TolR encodes MAGTPIRSSMRGGRSRRAMADINVVPYIDVMLVLLVIFMVTAPLVAPSIINLPTVGNAAPQEQTPPVVVNIKADRTMSVKYKSNSGATQEDTMTKAELDGFIAARQTDHPDQPVVIAADKTVQYDAVMTVMSDLKARGVKRVGLLVKSQ; translated from the coding sequence ATGGCCGGAACTCCCATCCGATCCAGCATGCGCGGCGGCCGCTCGCGCCGCGCGATGGCCGACATCAACGTCGTGCCGTACATCGACGTGATGCTCGTGCTGCTCGTGATCTTCATGGTCACCGCACCGCTCGTCGCGCCGTCGATCATCAACCTGCCGACCGTCGGCAATGCCGCGCCGCAGGAGCAGACGCCGCCCGTCGTCGTCAACATCAAGGCCGACCGCACGATGAGCGTCAAGTACAAGAGCAACTCGGGCGCGACGCAGGAAGACACGATGACGAAGGCCGAGCTCGACGGCTTCATCGCCGCCCGCCAGACGGATCATCCTGACCAGCCGGTCGTGATCGCGGCCGACAAGACCGTGCAGTACGATGCAGTCATGACCGTGATGTCGGATCTGAAGGCGCGCGGCGTCAAGCGCGTCGGCCTCCTCGTCAAATCGCAATGA
- the tolA gene encoding cell envelope integrity protein TolA, producing the protein MKRPPPRSTAYPPMPPRERGTWRAFALAALMHVLLALFLYHGVQWQNSTPAGAEAELWTTVPDMQAPQPAPTPPARVAPPPPPVRNEEADIALQQKKRQQEAAAREALLEQQRRAQQLKAEQEEQAKRAQLAARQAAALAAQKAAEQEKQKQADKLKQKQLAEQQKLEQQKLEQQKQAKLEAQQQAAKTKAEAAAKAKAEAAARAKADAASKAKLDQERRVRLAQMQGLAGGGEGGGEGLAKSGTGTGSGGNAASPGYPDKVRRRVKPHIVWGGERDSLTTVVAIRCTPSGDVLSVSIRRSSGNSGWDQAVVSAIQASVPLPPDSNGRTPSDITITFKAAE; encoded by the coding sequence ATGAAACGGCCCCCCCCGCGCAGCACCGCCTACCCGCCGATGCCGCCGCGCGAGCGCGGCACGTGGCGCGCGTTCGCGCTCGCGGCGTTGATGCACGTGCTGCTCGCGCTGTTCCTGTATCACGGCGTGCAATGGCAGAACAGCACCCCGGCCGGCGCCGAGGCCGAACTGTGGACGACGGTGCCCGACATGCAGGCGCCGCAGCCGGCCCCGACGCCGCCCGCCCGCGTCGCCCCGCCCCCTCCCCCGGTGAGGAACGAGGAAGCGGACATCGCGCTGCAGCAGAAGAAGCGTCAACAGGAAGCCGCCGCACGCGAAGCGCTGCTCGAACAGCAGCGCCGCGCGCAGCAGCTCAAGGCGGAACAGGAAGAACAGGCCAAACGCGCGCAGCTGGCGGCCCGGCAGGCCGCCGCGCTCGCCGCGCAGAAGGCCGCCGAGCAGGAAAAGCAGAAGCAGGCTGACAAGCTCAAGCAGAAGCAGCTCGCCGAGCAGCAAAAACTGGAACAGCAGAAGCTCGAGCAGCAGAAGCAGGCAAAGCTCGAGGCGCAGCAGCAGGCCGCGAAGACGAAAGCCGAAGCCGCGGCCAAGGCGAAGGCTGAAGCGGCGGCCCGCGCGAAGGCCGATGCGGCGTCGAAGGCGAAGCTCGACCAGGAGCGGCGTGTGCGCCTCGCGCAGATGCAAGGCCTGGCGGGCGGCGGCGAAGGCGGTGGCGAAGGTCTCGCGAAGAGCGGCACCGGCACCGGCTCCGGCGGCAACGCGGCGTCCCCGGGCTATCCGGACAAGGTGCGGCGTCGCGTCAAGCCGCACATCGTCTGGGGCGGCGAGCGCGACAGCCTGACGACCGTCGTCGCGATCCGCTGCACGCCGTCGGGCGACGTATTGAGCGTATCGATCCGCCGTTCGAGCGGAAACTCGGGGTGGGATCAAGCCGTGGTCAGTGCGATCCAGGCGTCGGTCCCGTTGCCGCCCGATTCTAACGGTCGTACTCCATCGGACATTACGATTACCTTCAAGGCGGCGGAGTGA
- the tolB gene encoding Tol-Pal system beta propeller repeat protein TolB, whose product MSLMTKLGFRALVASCLIAAGSAANAQVNVLITGVGSTQFPIATANFANEAGLPQQVTSIVRADLARSGKFTNIDAGSTPVPETASVDLGAWKAKGANAFVAGSVNRDASGQYKVNFILYDTVKQQSLGGLSLTANDGTLRTAGHKIADYIYQKLLGTRGVFATRLSYVIKSGNRYQLQISDSDGQNPRIALSSTEPIISPAWSPNGTKVAYVSFERKKPIVYIHDLPTGRRYIVSDQKGNNSAPAWSPDSQTLSVALSLTGNTQIYAVNSTGGGLRRLTQSNSIDTEPFYSPDGRWIYFTSDRGGAPQIYRMPAQGESAGAAQRVTFTGSYNTSPRVSPDGKLLAYISRTGGGFKLYVQDLQTGAANAITNTSHDESPSFAANGQYLLYATQSGGRNVLAAVPSDGSAPPQILSVQGGSVREPSWGPFMQ is encoded by the coding sequence ATGAGTTTGATGACGAAGCTAGGTTTCAGGGCACTCGTGGCCTCGTGTCTGATTGCGGCGGGCAGCGCCGCCAACGCGCAGGTCAACGTGCTGATCACCGGCGTCGGTTCGACCCAGTTCCCCATCGCCACCGCGAATTTCGCGAATGAGGCGGGCCTGCCGCAGCAGGTCACGTCGATCGTCCGCGCGGACCTCGCCCGCAGCGGCAAATTCACCAACATCGACGCCGGCAGCACGCCGGTGCCCGAGACCGCATCGGTCGACCTCGGCGCATGGAAGGCCAAGGGCGCGAATGCGTTCGTCGCCGGCAGCGTGAACCGCGACGCGAGCGGCCAGTACAAGGTCAACTTCATCCTGTACGACACCGTCAAGCAGCAAAGCCTCGGCGGCCTGTCGCTGACGGCGAACGACGGCACGCTGCGCACGGCCGGCCACAAGATCGCCGACTACATCTACCAGAAGCTGCTCGGCACGCGCGGCGTGTTCGCGACGCGCCTGTCGTACGTGATCAAGTCCGGCAACCGCTACCAGCTGCAGATTTCCGATTCGGACGGCCAGAACCCGCGCATCGCGCTGTCGAGCACCGAGCCGATCATCTCGCCGGCGTGGTCGCCGAACGGCACGAAGGTCGCCTATGTATCGTTCGAGCGCAAGAAGCCGATCGTCTACATCCACGACCTGCCGACCGGCCGCCGCTACATCGTTTCCGACCAGAAGGGCAACAACAGCGCGCCGGCGTGGTCGCCGGACAGCCAGACGCTGTCGGTCGCGCTGTCGCTGACGGGCAACACGCAGATTTACGCGGTCAACTCGACCGGCGGCGGCCTGCGCCGGCTGACCCAAAGCAACTCGATCGACACCGAGCCGTTCTACTCTCCGGACGGCCGCTGGATCTACTTCACGAGCGATCGTGGCGGCGCGCCGCAAATCTACCGGATGCCCGCCCAGGGCGAAAGCGCCGGTGCGGCTCAGCGCGTGACCTTCACCGGCAGCTACAACACGAGCCCGCGCGTCAGCCCGGACGGCAAGCTGCTCGCTTACATCTCCCGCACGGGCGGGGGCTTCAAGCTGTACGTTCAGGATCTGCAGACGGGCGCGGCGAACGCGATCACCAATACGAGTCATGACGAGTCGCCCAGCTTCGCGGCGAATGGCCAATACCTTCTGTACGCCACCCAGTCGGGTGGGCGCAACGTGCTGGCCGCCGTCCCATCCGACGGCAGTGCGCCGCCGCAGATTCTGTCCGTCCAGGGCGGCTCCGTACGCGAGCCGTCGTGGGGACCCTTCATGCAATGA
- the pal gene encoding peptidoglycan-associated lipoprotein Pal: protein MMSKKVRLALAVMMVGALAACKSGVKLDEKANAGAMSTQPNPENVAQVTVDPLNDPNSPLAKRSIYFDFDSYSVKDEYQPLMQQHAQYLKSHPQRHVLIQGNTDERGTSEYNLALGQKRAEAVRRAMALLGVADSQMEAVSLGKEKPQAAGHDEASWAQNRRSDLVYQQ from the coding sequence ATGATGTCGAAAAAAGTTCGTCTGGCCCTGGCCGTGATGATGGTCGGCGCGCTGGCAGCATGCAAGTCGGGCGTGAAGCTCGACGAGAAGGCCAACGCCGGTGCAATGAGCACCCAGCCGAACCCCGAGAACGTCGCGCAAGTGACGGTCGATCCGCTGAACGACCCGAACAGCCCGCTCGCGAAGCGCAGCATCTACTTCGATTTCGACAGCTACTCGGTGAAGGATGAGTATCAGCCGCTGATGCAGCAGCACGCGCAGTACCTGAAGAGCCATCCGCAGCGTCACGTGCTGATCCAGGGCAACACCGACGAACGCGGCACCAGCGAGTACAACCTCGCGCTGGGCCAGAAGCGTGCGGAAGCCGTCCGCCGCGCGATGGCGCTGCTCGGTGTCGCCGATTCGCAAATGGAAGCCGTGAGCCTCGGCAAGGAAAAGCCGCAGGCAGCGGGTCACGACGAGGCATCGTGGGCGCAGAACCGCCGCTCGGATCTCGTCTACCAACAGTAA
- the ybgF gene encoding tol-pal system protein YbgF, translated as MTHRESWLRVAAALCVVGAAWSAAPAHAGMFDDNEARRAVLDLRSKSDNLANQLAAAQRTILDQTARLDQLNQQVATLRGENEDLTNRLTTLERQQKEYYTDLDTRLKKFEPEQKTVDGVEGTVQPGETDAFNAAQQQFRDGNFKAAAASFRSFIAKYPQSPYQPSAQYWLGNAQYALRDYRGSTATWQGIVSKFPQHPRAADALVAIGTNQLEQGQKAAAKKSFEQVVSQYNGTSAAQTAQGKIESIK; from the coding sequence ATGACGCACCGTGAATCCTGGCTGCGCGTGGCCGCAGCCCTGTGCGTCGTCGGCGCGGCGTGGTCGGCCGCGCCGGCGCACGCCGGCATGTTCGACGACAACGAGGCGCGCCGCGCCGTGCTCGATCTGCGCAGCAAGAGCGACAATCTTGCGAACCAGCTCGCGGCCGCGCAACGCACGATCCTCGATCAGACCGCCCGCCTCGACCAGCTGAACCAGCAGGTCGCGACGCTGCGCGGCGAGAACGAGGATCTGACGAACCGCCTCACGACGCTGGAACGTCAGCAGAAGGAGTACTACACCGATCTCGATACGCGGCTCAAGAAGTTCGAGCCGGAGCAGAAGACGGTCGACGGTGTCGAAGGCACCGTTCAGCCGGGCGAGACGGATGCGTTCAATGCGGCGCAGCAGCAGTTCCGCGACGGCAACTTCAAGGCTGCCGCCGCGTCGTTTCGCAGCTTCATCGCGAAGTATCCGCAGAGCCCCTACCAGCCGAGCGCGCAGTACTGGCTCGGTAATGCGCAGTACGCGCTGCGCGACTACCGCGGCTCGACGGCGACGTGGCAGGGCATCGTGAGCAAGTTCCCGCAGCATCCGCGTGCAGCCGACGCGCTCGTCGCGATCGGTACGAACCAGCTCGAGCAAGGCCAGAAGGCGGCGGCGAAGAAGAGCTTCGAACAGGTCGTTTCGCAGTACAACGGAACGAGCGCGGCGCAGACGGCGCAGGGCAAGATCGAGAGCATCAAGTAA